The following proteins are encoded in a genomic region of Sesamum indicum cultivar Zhongzhi No. 13 linkage group LG8, S_indicum_v1.0, whole genome shotgun sequence:
- the LOC105167456 gene encoding uncharacterized protein LOC105167456 isoform X3, with translation MGNGDNGRCVFPLTGLQIGDLQSYLSHLSLFMASDSGKFYILVDNRPWLKDLVSRPTHLWQLMVTKSRLSPFANTKGRKDRKMIGELSELQASSSSNTGKFRNFKKWFSLIDALMLSRKRALLPVKKLRNSLIANSKLHRTLYGFIVFEVAWSDVRGINYLNELQTDTSLAIEAKVMRRWEFDSITQAARLICSWFPGTLNEQILLKEHLDATLAGEVFHDAQESFPRTNNTDTDDISDELYVGDESPLTSSFSVYPVKKVNRTNRLLTPPPPNTPYKRRKVMRSLYCDLGICSGEEEEATVEIMSQATDPSDCQETHDPTLYRDVLILFRFDDHDLPFKLKDIIMSDLRLLTLLEAGLPSWVIFLQSYPVFCHIYRPWMCPLARVLYVLISIVTVLVGFYDLYKNVPLLKATASRLFGPLFDWIETLEMISRIKYLGTMLFLHNSQKAIKWFLMVTRTVRSCLSFVIEPMAGPFAEFLELFLPLWSMFVQLAVSFFSVTWMVVESSFTLVGDIVEILLLPLWYILVVLWNVATCVIYPIIWILWEVLYAPFRLVFGVFSLVAFLCTFVCGLVGDFWLFASSIFNFTRDVESTVSSYEVSMWRSLWNDLFSQVFRALRSILHGFVAFFTACNRHRLSIYNHIKEFNHRLSCAARRVCSERNSQSGQTSDAQIIPTGRKESHHQVGSKKNR, from the exons ATGGGGAACGGAGACAATGGCCGCTGTGTATTTCCGTTAACAGGCTTACAAATAGG GGATTTACAGTCCTATCTTTCACATCTCAGCCTATTTATGGCCTCTGACAGTGGAAAATTCTATATCTTGGTGGACAATAGGCCATGGTTAAAAGATCTTGTGTCGCGGCCTACACATTTGTGGCAGTTGATGGTTACTAAG TCTAGGTTGTCCCCCTTCGCGAACACGAAAGGGAGGAAAGACAGAAAGATGATAGGAGAACTTTCAGAGTTACAGGCTTCTTCCTCATCAAACACAGGGAAATTCAGAAACTTCAAAAAGTGGTTCTCATTGATTGATGCTTTGATGTTGTCCAGGAAGAGGGCTTTGCTACCGGTAAAGAAGCTTCGCAATTCTTTGATTGCGAACAGCAAGTTGCATAGAACCTTGTACGGCTTTATTGTGTTTGAGGTTGCTTGGAGTGATGTACGTGGTATTAACTATTTGAATGAGCTTCAG ACGGATACGTCACTTGCAATAGAGGCTAAAGTCATGAGAAGATGGGAATTTGATAGCATAACACAAGCAGCAAGGTTGATATGTTCATGGTTCCCAGGGACACTCAATGAACAGATTCTTTTGAAAGAGCATTTGGATGCTACATTAg CAGGGGAGGTTTTCCATGATGCTCAAGAAAGTTTCCCTAGGACAAACAACACTGATACTGATGACATAAGTGATGAGCTGTATGTTGGAGATGAATCTCCCCTGACTAGCAGTTTTAGCGTTTATCCTGTAAAGAAGGTAAATAGGACAAATAGACTACTGACACCACCTCCCCCTAATACTCCATACAAAAGAAGGAAAGTAATGAGATCCCTTTATTGTGACCTTGGGATTTGTTcgggagaagaagaagaggcaACTGTTGAGATAATGTCGCAGGCCACTGATCCAAGTGATTGTCAAGAAACGCATGACCCAACTCTGTACAGGGATGTTCTGATTTTGTTTCGGTTTGACGATCACGACCTTCCATTTAAACTGAAGGACATAATTATGTCTGATTTACGGTTACTTACTCTACTTGAAGCTGGACTTCCGTCTTGGGTTATTTTCCTTCAATCTTACCCAGTATTTTGCCATATTTATCGTCCATGGATGTGTCCTTTGGCAAGAGTTCTTTATGTGCTTATATCAATCGTCACTGTTCTCGTTGGATTCTATGATTTGTACAAGAATGTACCCCTCCTTAAGGCAACAGCATCTAGATTGTTTGGACCCCTGTTTGATTGGATCGAAACATTGGAAATGATTTCGAGAATAAAGTATTTGGGAACTATGTTGTTCCTTCATAATTCTCAGAAGGCTATCAAGTGGTTTCTCATGGTGACAAGGACTGTTCGTTCATGTCTTTCGTTCGTTATAGAGCCAATGGCTGGACCTTTTGCTGAGTTCTTGGAATTATTCCTTCCTCTTTGGAGTATGTTTGTTCAACTAGCAGTGAGTTTCTTTTCGGTCACTTGGATGGTGGTGGAGTCTTCTTTTACATTGGTAGGAGACATTGTCGAGATTTTACTGTTGCCACTATGGTATATCTTGGTGGTATTGTGGAATGTTG CAACATGTGTTATATATCCAATAATCTGGATTCTGTGGGAAGTTCTTTATGCTCCGTTTCGACTGGTCTTTGGAGTTTTTAGCCTCGTGGCTTTCTTGTGTACATTTGTATGTGGTTTAGTTGGAGATTTTTGGCTATTTGCGAGcagcattttcaattttaccagGGATGTTGAGTCAACAGTGAGCTCGTACGAGGTTTCAATGTGGCGTTCTCTGTGGAATGACCTTTTCTCCCAG GTATTCCGTGCTCTCCGAAGTATTCTTCATGGTTTTGTGGCTTTCTTCACAGCCTGCAACAGACACCGACTAAG CATCTATAATCATATCAAGGAGTTCAACCACAGATTATCATGTGCAGCCAGGAGAGTTTGTTCTGAAAGAAATAGTCAGAGTGGGCAGACTTCTGACGCTCAAATAATT CCAACCGGCAGGAAAGAATCCCATCACCAGGTGGGATCCAAAAAGAATAGATGA
- the LOC105167456 gene encoding uncharacterized protein LOC105167456 isoform X1, translated as MGNGDNGRCVFPLTGLQIGDLQSYLSHLSLFMASDSGKFYILVDNRPWLKDLVSRPTHLWQLMVTKSRLSPFANTKGRKDRKMIGELSELQASSSSNTGKFRNFKKWFSLIDALMLSRKRALLPVKKLRNSLIANSKLHRTLYGFIVFEVAWSDVRGINYLNELQTDTSLAIEAKVMRRWEFDSITQAARLICSWFPGTLNEQILLKEHLDATLAGEVFHDAQESFPRTNNTDTDDISDELYVGDESPLTSSFSVYPVKKVNRTNRLLTPPPPNTPYKRRKVMRSLYCDLGICSGEEEEATVEIMSQATDPSDCQETHDPTLYRDVLILFRFDDHDLPFKLKDIIMSDLRLLTLLEAGLPSWVIFLQSYPVFCHIYRPWMCPLARVLYVLISIVTVLVGFYDLYKNVPLLKATASRLFGPLFDWIETLEMISRIKYLGTMLFLHNSQKAIKWFLMVTRTVRSCLSFVIEPMAGPFAEFLELFLPLWSMFVQLAVSFFSVTWMVVESSFTLVGDIVEILLLPLWYILVVLWNVATCVIYPIIWILWEVLYAPFRLVFGVFSLVAFLCTFVCGLVGDFWLFASSIFNFTRDVESTVSSYEVSMWRSLWNDLFSQVFRALRSILHGFVAFFTACNRHRLSIYNHIKEFNHRLSCAARRVCSERNSQSGQTSDAQIINILHCGQESTPNERCIPVADDEIIL; from the exons ATGGGGAACGGAGACAATGGCCGCTGTGTATTTCCGTTAACAGGCTTACAAATAGG GGATTTACAGTCCTATCTTTCACATCTCAGCCTATTTATGGCCTCTGACAGTGGAAAATTCTATATCTTGGTGGACAATAGGCCATGGTTAAAAGATCTTGTGTCGCGGCCTACACATTTGTGGCAGTTGATGGTTACTAAG TCTAGGTTGTCCCCCTTCGCGAACACGAAAGGGAGGAAAGACAGAAAGATGATAGGAGAACTTTCAGAGTTACAGGCTTCTTCCTCATCAAACACAGGGAAATTCAGAAACTTCAAAAAGTGGTTCTCATTGATTGATGCTTTGATGTTGTCCAGGAAGAGGGCTTTGCTACCGGTAAAGAAGCTTCGCAATTCTTTGATTGCGAACAGCAAGTTGCATAGAACCTTGTACGGCTTTATTGTGTTTGAGGTTGCTTGGAGTGATGTACGTGGTATTAACTATTTGAATGAGCTTCAG ACGGATACGTCACTTGCAATAGAGGCTAAAGTCATGAGAAGATGGGAATTTGATAGCATAACACAAGCAGCAAGGTTGATATGTTCATGGTTCCCAGGGACACTCAATGAACAGATTCTTTTGAAAGAGCATTTGGATGCTACATTAg CAGGGGAGGTTTTCCATGATGCTCAAGAAAGTTTCCCTAGGACAAACAACACTGATACTGATGACATAAGTGATGAGCTGTATGTTGGAGATGAATCTCCCCTGACTAGCAGTTTTAGCGTTTATCCTGTAAAGAAGGTAAATAGGACAAATAGACTACTGACACCACCTCCCCCTAATACTCCATACAAAAGAAGGAAAGTAATGAGATCCCTTTATTGTGACCTTGGGATTTGTTcgggagaagaagaagaggcaACTGTTGAGATAATGTCGCAGGCCACTGATCCAAGTGATTGTCAAGAAACGCATGACCCAACTCTGTACAGGGATGTTCTGATTTTGTTTCGGTTTGACGATCACGACCTTCCATTTAAACTGAAGGACATAATTATGTCTGATTTACGGTTACTTACTCTACTTGAAGCTGGACTTCCGTCTTGGGTTATTTTCCTTCAATCTTACCCAGTATTTTGCCATATTTATCGTCCATGGATGTGTCCTTTGGCAAGAGTTCTTTATGTGCTTATATCAATCGTCACTGTTCTCGTTGGATTCTATGATTTGTACAAGAATGTACCCCTCCTTAAGGCAACAGCATCTAGATTGTTTGGACCCCTGTTTGATTGGATCGAAACATTGGAAATGATTTCGAGAATAAAGTATTTGGGAACTATGTTGTTCCTTCATAATTCTCAGAAGGCTATCAAGTGGTTTCTCATGGTGACAAGGACTGTTCGTTCATGTCTTTCGTTCGTTATAGAGCCAATGGCTGGACCTTTTGCTGAGTTCTTGGAATTATTCCTTCCTCTTTGGAGTATGTTTGTTCAACTAGCAGTGAGTTTCTTTTCGGTCACTTGGATGGTGGTGGAGTCTTCTTTTACATTGGTAGGAGACATTGTCGAGATTTTACTGTTGCCACTATGGTATATCTTGGTGGTATTGTGGAATGTTG CAACATGTGTTATATATCCAATAATCTGGATTCTGTGGGAAGTTCTTTATGCTCCGTTTCGACTGGTCTTTGGAGTTTTTAGCCTCGTGGCTTTCTTGTGTACATTTGTATGTGGTTTAGTTGGAGATTTTTGGCTATTTGCGAGcagcattttcaattttaccagGGATGTTGAGTCAACAGTGAGCTCGTACGAGGTTTCAATGTGGCGTTCTCTGTGGAATGACCTTTTCTCCCAG GTATTCCGTGCTCTCCGAAGTATTCTTCATGGTTTTGTGGCTTTCTTCACAGCCTGCAACAGACACCGACTAAG CATCTATAATCATATCAAGGAGTTCAACCACAGATTATCATGTGCAGCCAGGAGAGTTTGTTCTGAAAGAAATAGTCAGAGTGGGCAGACTTCTGACGCTCAAATAATT AATATATTACATTGCGGCCAAGAGAGCACTCCAAATGAACGTTGTATACCGGTAGCAGATGATGAAATAATTCTTTGA
- the LOC105167456 gene encoding uncharacterized protein LOC105167456 isoform X2 has translation MGNGDNGRCVFPLTGLQIGDLQSYLSHLSLFMASDSGKFYILVDNRPWLKDLVSRPTHLWQLMVTKSRLSPFANTKGRKDRKMIGELSELQASSSSNTGKFRNFKKWFSLIDALMLSRKRALLPVKKLRNSLIANSKLHRTLYGFIVFEVAWSDVRGINYLNELQTDTSLAIEAKVMRRWEFDSITQAARLICSWFPGTLNEQILLKEHLDATLGEVFHDAQESFPRTNNTDTDDISDELYVGDESPLTSSFSVYPVKKVNRTNRLLTPPPPNTPYKRRKVMRSLYCDLGICSGEEEEATVEIMSQATDPSDCQETHDPTLYRDVLILFRFDDHDLPFKLKDIIMSDLRLLTLLEAGLPSWVIFLQSYPVFCHIYRPWMCPLARVLYVLISIVTVLVGFYDLYKNVPLLKATASRLFGPLFDWIETLEMISRIKYLGTMLFLHNSQKAIKWFLMVTRTVRSCLSFVIEPMAGPFAEFLELFLPLWSMFVQLAVSFFSVTWMVVESSFTLVGDIVEILLLPLWYILVVLWNVATCVIYPIIWILWEVLYAPFRLVFGVFSLVAFLCTFVCGLVGDFWLFASSIFNFTRDVESTVSSYEVSMWRSLWNDLFSQVFRALRSILHGFVAFFTACNRHRLSIYNHIKEFNHRLSCAARRVCSERNSQSGQTSDAQIINILHCGQESTPNERCIPVADDEIIL, from the exons ATGGGGAACGGAGACAATGGCCGCTGTGTATTTCCGTTAACAGGCTTACAAATAGG GGATTTACAGTCCTATCTTTCACATCTCAGCCTATTTATGGCCTCTGACAGTGGAAAATTCTATATCTTGGTGGACAATAGGCCATGGTTAAAAGATCTTGTGTCGCGGCCTACACATTTGTGGCAGTTGATGGTTACTAAG TCTAGGTTGTCCCCCTTCGCGAACACGAAAGGGAGGAAAGACAGAAAGATGATAGGAGAACTTTCAGAGTTACAGGCTTCTTCCTCATCAAACACAGGGAAATTCAGAAACTTCAAAAAGTGGTTCTCATTGATTGATGCTTTGATGTTGTCCAGGAAGAGGGCTTTGCTACCGGTAAAGAAGCTTCGCAATTCTTTGATTGCGAACAGCAAGTTGCATAGAACCTTGTACGGCTTTATTGTGTTTGAGGTTGCTTGGAGTGATGTACGTGGTATTAACTATTTGAATGAGCTTCAG ACGGATACGTCACTTGCAATAGAGGCTAAAGTCATGAGAAGATGGGAATTTGATAGCATAACACAAGCAGCAAGGTTGATATGTTCATGGTTCCCAGGGACACTCAATGAACAGATTCTTTTGAAAGAGCATTTGGATGCTACATTAg GGGAGGTTTTCCATGATGCTCAAGAAAGTTTCCCTAGGACAAACAACACTGATACTGATGACATAAGTGATGAGCTGTATGTTGGAGATGAATCTCCCCTGACTAGCAGTTTTAGCGTTTATCCTGTAAAGAAGGTAAATAGGACAAATAGACTACTGACACCACCTCCCCCTAATACTCCATACAAAAGAAGGAAAGTAATGAGATCCCTTTATTGTGACCTTGGGATTTGTTcgggagaagaagaagaggcaACTGTTGAGATAATGTCGCAGGCCACTGATCCAAGTGATTGTCAAGAAACGCATGACCCAACTCTGTACAGGGATGTTCTGATTTTGTTTCGGTTTGACGATCACGACCTTCCATTTAAACTGAAGGACATAATTATGTCTGATTTACGGTTACTTACTCTACTTGAAGCTGGACTTCCGTCTTGGGTTATTTTCCTTCAATCTTACCCAGTATTTTGCCATATTTATCGTCCATGGATGTGTCCTTTGGCAAGAGTTCTTTATGTGCTTATATCAATCGTCACTGTTCTCGTTGGATTCTATGATTTGTACAAGAATGTACCCCTCCTTAAGGCAACAGCATCTAGATTGTTTGGACCCCTGTTTGATTGGATCGAAACATTGGAAATGATTTCGAGAATAAAGTATTTGGGAACTATGTTGTTCCTTCATAATTCTCAGAAGGCTATCAAGTGGTTTCTCATGGTGACAAGGACTGTTCGTTCATGTCTTTCGTTCGTTATAGAGCCAATGGCTGGACCTTTTGCTGAGTTCTTGGAATTATTCCTTCCTCTTTGGAGTATGTTTGTTCAACTAGCAGTGAGTTTCTTTTCGGTCACTTGGATGGTGGTGGAGTCTTCTTTTACATTGGTAGGAGACATTGTCGAGATTTTACTGTTGCCACTATGGTATATCTTGGTGGTATTGTGGAATGTTG CAACATGTGTTATATATCCAATAATCTGGATTCTGTGGGAAGTTCTTTATGCTCCGTTTCGACTGGTCTTTGGAGTTTTTAGCCTCGTGGCTTTCTTGTGTACATTTGTATGTGGTTTAGTTGGAGATTTTTGGCTATTTGCGAGcagcattttcaattttaccagGGATGTTGAGTCAACAGTGAGCTCGTACGAGGTTTCAATGTGGCGTTCTCTGTGGAATGACCTTTTCTCCCAG GTATTCCGTGCTCTCCGAAGTATTCTTCATGGTTTTGTGGCTTTCTTCACAGCCTGCAACAGACACCGACTAAG CATCTATAATCATATCAAGGAGTTCAACCACAGATTATCATGTGCAGCCAGGAGAGTTTGTTCTGAAAGAAATAGTCAGAGTGGGCAGACTTCTGACGCTCAAATAATT AATATATTACATTGCGGCCAAGAGAGCACTCCAAATGAACGTTGTATACCGGTAGCAGATGATGAAATAATTCTTTGA